A window from Neodiprion fabricii isolate iyNeoFabr1 chromosome 2, iyNeoFabr1.1, whole genome shotgun sequence encodes these proteins:
- the LOC124176045 gene encoding SET domain-containing protein SmydA-8-like isoform X1 codes for MEQQVITDMLNLHLERNNLSKDGSRSWFVGGSLLGGRGLFATTDIAVGELVFVDAPLVVGPRTRDKHLPLCIVCYKTGCPLFPCDKGCSLPICSSACELSVKHDAECSLLQAWKPTCGSSWSIDLLRALVPIRALLLDEQQRDLVYTLQWHSGPQHGSEIDLLKSSIKIQMNQIEEQFMRRVCAVMDTNSFETAAIVGESVTSLRGLYPMGAMQNHCCTPNTRHYYDSQQRLYVIAAIPIKKNEEITMTYTDLFWDTTLRRRHLAATKHFFCTCSRCTDPLENGSLLGALRCARKECSGILVAVEPLDTSTVWECRECGLRLKNRQIISIRSALGSIVEEMIYKSPKQMLRFMKSELSVLVPATNYVAVDMKLRIISCLGRTEKFLWEDLTKDELSIKEKYCRDLLCLIETLKCGECKMKGLISYELYSTLMELNKRQFNEETNIEKSESQFQVNEESKNLLKTAILILQNDLTAPKDLLSLVSGMTKK; via the exons ATGGAACAACAAGTGATCACAGATATGTTGAACCTTCATTTGGAAAGAAATAATCTTTCAAAGGATGGCTCAAGGAGTTGGTTTGTTGGGGGGTCTCTGTTAGGAGGACGAGGACTTTTTGCCACAACAGATATTGCAGTTGGAGAGCTTGTCTTTGTGGACGCTCCACTGGTAGTTGGGCCTAGAACACGAGATAAGCATTTGCCGCTCTGCATCGTCTGCTATAAGACCGGTTGTCCTCTGTTTCCTTGTGACAAGGGATGCAGCCTTCCAATTTGCTCCTCTGCCTGTGAACTCTCAGTTAAACACGACGCTGAATGCTCTCTCCTTCAAGCATGGAAACCCACTTGCGGTTCTTCTTGGTCTATTGACTTACTTAGAGCACTAGTTCCAATCAGAGCACTTCTATTAGACGAGCAACAGCGAGATCTAGTTTACACTCTGCAGTGGCACTCCGGGCCTCAGCATGGTTCAGAG atAGATCTTTTAAAGAgcagtataaaaattcaaatgaatcaaATAGAGGAACAGTTCATGAGACGAGTGTGTGCAGTAATGGATACTAATTCGTTTGAAACAGCTGCAATAGTTGGGGAGTCTGTCACAAGCTTGCGAGGCCTATACCCAATGGGTGCTATGCAGAATCATTGTTGTACACCCAATACTCGTCATTATTACGATTCTCAACAGAGATTATATGTAATAGCTGCTATTCCCATTAAGAAAAACGAGGAGATAACTATGACTTACACAGATTTGTTTTGGGATACAACGTTAAGAAGACGACATTTAGCTGCCACTAAACATTTCTTCTGCACATGCAGTAGATGCACTGATCCGCTA GAAAATGGATCTTTGCTTGGAGCATTGCGTTGTGCTCGTAAGGAGTGTTCAGGAATTTTAGTCGCTGTTGAACCTTTAGATACTTCAACAGTGTGGGAGTGCAGAGAATGTGGATTACGCCTGAAAAACAGACAA attatttcaattcgatcaGCTTTGGGAAGTATAGTTGAAGAGATGATATACAAAAGTCCTAAGCAGATGTTGCGATTCATGAAAAGTGAACTGTCGGTCTTGGTACCTGCAACAAATTACGTTGCAGTTGATATGAAACTGAGAATAATATCTTGTCTTGGAAGAACCGAGAAGTTCTTGTGGGAAG ATTTGACAAAGGATGAGCTCAGCATCAAGGAAAAATACTGCAGGGATTTATTATGCTTGATTGAGACTTTAAAATGTGGCGAATGTAAGATGAAAG GCTTGATCTCTTATGAGTTGTATAGTACATTGATGGAGCTGAATAAACGCCAATTTAATGAAGAAACTAATATTGAGAAGTCTGAGTCACAG TTTCAGGTGAATGAAGAAAGTAAGAACCTGCTTAAGACTGCGATATTGATATTACAAAATGACTTAACTGCTCCCAAAGATTTGTTGTCTCTTGTTTCTggtatgacaaaaaaataa
- the LOC124176045 gene encoding SET domain-containing protein SmydA-8-like isoform X2, with translation MEQQVITDMLNLHLERNNLSKDGSRSWFVGGSLLGGRGLFATTDIAVGELVFVDAPLVVGPRTRDKHLPLCIVCYKTGCPLFPCDKGCSLPICSSACELSVKHDAECSLLQAWKPTCGSSWSIDLLRALVPIRALLLDEQQRDLVYTLQWHSGPQHGSEIDLLKSSIKIQMNQIEEQFMRRVCAVMDTNSFETAAIVGESVTSLRGLYPMGAMQNHCCTPNTRHYYDSQQRLYVIAAIPIKKNEEITMTYTDLFWDTTLRRRHLAATKHFFCTCSRCTDPLENGSLLGALRCARKECSGILVAVEPLDTSTVWECRECGLRLKNRQIISIRSALGSIVEEMIYKSPKQMLRFMKSELSVLVPATNYVAVDMKLRIISCLGRTEKFLWEDLTKDELSIKEKYCRDLLCLIETLKCGECKMKGLISYELYSTLMELNKRQFNEETNIEKSESQVNEESKNLLKTAILILQNDLTAPKDLLSLVSGMTKK, from the exons ATGGAACAACAAGTGATCACAGATATGTTGAACCTTCATTTGGAAAGAAATAATCTTTCAAAGGATGGCTCAAGGAGTTGGTTTGTTGGGGGGTCTCTGTTAGGAGGACGAGGACTTTTTGCCACAACAGATATTGCAGTTGGAGAGCTTGTCTTTGTGGACGCTCCACTGGTAGTTGGGCCTAGAACACGAGATAAGCATTTGCCGCTCTGCATCGTCTGCTATAAGACCGGTTGTCCTCTGTTTCCTTGTGACAAGGGATGCAGCCTTCCAATTTGCTCCTCTGCCTGTGAACTCTCAGTTAAACACGACGCTGAATGCTCTCTCCTTCAAGCATGGAAACCCACTTGCGGTTCTTCTTGGTCTATTGACTTACTTAGAGCACTAGTTCCAATCAGAGCACTTCTATTAGACGAGCAACAGCGAGATCTAGTTTACACTCTGCAGTGGCACTCCGGGCCTCAGCATGGTTCAGAG atAGATCTTTTAAAGAgcagtataaaaattcaaatgaatcaaATAGAGGAACAGTTCATGAGACGAGTGTGTGCAGTAATGGATACTAATTCGTTTGAAACAGCTGCAATAGTTGGGGAGTCTGTCACAAGCTTGCGAGGCCTATACCCAATGGGTGCTATGCAGAATCATTGTTGTACACCCAATACTCGTCATTATTACGATTCTCAACAGAGATTATATGTAATAGCTGCTATTCCCATTAAGAAAAACGAGGAGATAACTATGACTTACACAGATTTGTTTTGGGATACAACGTTAAGAAGACGACATTTAGCTGCCACTAAACATTTCTTCTGCACATGCAGTAGATGCACTGATCCGCTA GAAAATGGATCTTTGCTTGGAGCATTGCGTTGTGCTCGTAAGGAGTGTTCAGGAATTTTAGTCGCTGTTGAACCTTTAGATACTTCAACAGTGTGGGAGTGCAGAGAATGTGGATTACGCCTGAAAAACAGACAA attatttcaattcgatcaGCTTTGGGAAGTATAGTTGAAGAGATGATATACAAAAGTCCTAAGCAGATGTTGCGATTCATGAAAAGTGAACTGTCGGTCTTGGTACCTGCAACAAATTACGTTGCAGTTGATATGAAACTGAGAATAATATCTTGTCTTGGAAGAACCGAGAAGTTCTTGTGGGAAG ATTTGACAAAGGATGAGCTCAGCATCAAGGAAAAATACTGCAGGGATTTATTATGCTTGATTGAGACTTTAAAATGTGGCGAATGTAAGATGAAAG GCTTGATCTCTTATGAGTTGTATAGTACATTGATGGAGCTGAATAAACGCCAATTTAATGAAGAAACTAATATTGAGAAGTCTGAGTCACAG GTGAATGAAGAAAGTAAGAACCTGCTTAAGACTGCGATATTGATATTACAAAATGACTTAACTGCTCCCAAAGATTTGTTGTCTCTTGTTTCTggtatgacaaaaaaataa
- the LOC124176046 gene encoding protein Mo25, whose protein sequence is MPLFGKSQKSPAEVVKALKEAVNALERGDKKVEKAQEDVSKNLVHIKNMLYGTAEAEPQADIVVAQLAQELYNSNLLLLLVQNLSRIDFEGKKDVAQVFNNILRRQIGTRSPTVEYICTKPEILFTLMSGYEHQDIALNCGTMLRECARYEALAKIMIYSDDFYNFFRYVEVSTFDIASDAFSTFKELLTRHKILSAEFLEVNYDKVFSHYQRLLNSENYVTRRQSLKLLGELLLDRHNFTVMTRYISNPDNLKLMMNMLKEKSRNIQFEAFHVFKVFVANPNKPKPILDILLRNQEKLIEFLTRFHTDRSEDEQFNDEKAYLIKQIKELKSVHEN, encoded by the exons ATGCCTCTGTTCGGAAAATCTCAAAAGAGTCCGGCGGAGGTTGTAAAGGCTCTAAAAGAGGCCGTTAATGCCCTGGAACGTGGTGATAAGAAAGTAGAGAAG GCTCAAGAGGATGTCAGCAAAAATTTAGTGCATATTAAAAACATGCTTTATGGGACCGCCGAAGCAGAGCCTCAAGCTGATATTGTCGTAGCTCAGCTAGCTCAGGAGTTGTACAACAGCAATCTGCTATTGCTCTTGGTCCAGAATCTTAGTCGGATTGATTTTGAG GGGAAGAAAGATGTGGCTCAGGTATTCAACAATATCTTACGGAGGCAAATTGGCACACGATCGCCAACAGTTGAATATATTTGTACGAAGCCAGAGATATTATTCACGCTTATGTCTGG CTACGAGCATCAAGATATTGCATTAAATTGTGGAACGATGCTGAGGGAATGCGCTCGATATGAGGCATTGGCcaaaataatgatttattctgatgatttttataatttctttcgaTATGTCGAAGTTTCGACGTTCGATATTGCATCAGATGCCTTTTCTACATTTAAG GAATTGTTAACAAGACATAAAATACTTAGTGCTGAATTTTTAGAAGTGAATTATGACAAAGTCTTCTCACATTATCAAAGGTTATTAAATTCTGAGAACTACGTAACACGTCGACAGAGTTTAAAATTACTGGGAGAACTCCTTCTGGATAGACATAATTTCACG GTCATGACTCGGTACATTTCAAATCCTGATAATTTAAAGCTGATGATGAATATGCTTAAGGAAAAGTCACGTAACATTCAATTTGAGGCTTTTCATGTTTTTAAG gtttttgttgCCAATCCAAACAAGCCCAAACCAATTTTGGATATCCTGCTTCGCaatcaagaaaaattaattgaattccTCACACGTTTTCACACGGATCGTTCAGAGGACGAGCAGTTTAACGATGAAAAGGCTTATCTAATAAAGCAGATCAAAGAGCTTAAGTCTGTGCATGAAAATTAA
- the LOC124176043 gene encoding zinc finger CCCH domain-containing protein 13-like translates to MSKPNIRKITVDPSKCNTDSRRPSVFERLGTKPPATSTGQNNSDYCRNWALNGSCSYGKSCKYAITHTLISPSKRVKKDNALTSATVPSEDPFKRVTSKIVKKTSHSPDLNLEEWNQTDLEYEDEKALERRLQLLQRELELQMKKDKEIHGKEKTTKHKKKAMSSSSSSHSSSTSSSSSSSSSDDSSSSSTSDSRKKVKKVKSKRHHSASSDYDEDKERKKKLKLKRLGTKNEKLIVKKKRKIEVLSKKEPVVKAAKKVAISSSRKHSSTKVKSPTMSAHASSSKVKERNRSESPKPRSREVEKDKHHKKIREDEPSLKDIVKNKATDKSKESDKNKSRIVEDRVKTDEKSKQRVKDKERRSRTPPIEKSKYQYPKDFSNTKSRRSRTPEKPLRSKREITPLRHQESKTSSGRSREIDKKERDSYKGDRNKDKDDIRKNDPSKSKPSSSQEDSHRKNAVRDIEEKNYVSERNRQRSKERRDKEHNLRDDRSHSRLGRDQRDSQREKEREEVQERCRDRQRERDREKDAVKVRERDIPPLMATTAINPMDKNGRYGRDKDRFKDGGLDKSGQRDRRSERDRERSEKPLDRDRALQRFDARYDRSLDKEMLPHKGVERDRQERFPRERSLDRVVDKNIAAGARDHVMERENLYDRDRHRRFNPRFDRGHPADHERKEPPHIPSKIDRLPERRDGSRRSLEIERNYDRGYARLPPEHWEEPEEPPRVDYRDHHPHEDERRKPMEPRRYNSPFEERRSRDERPSRYAMQSERPFEDPHLPIFSGEKMRSSVNRDESSNDNWDVHHEMEHGSRDRNYQTSDWEEREWRAARPPMWDRESPPHSEVHEEEWAPRYDSPMPDWKLNEGRKWESLPHNPPHNPPHIRGPYRNDRIKEIDLGELHSKRRPPYSTPELRDECSAHGSKQGSLHGSMKEEPINKKLMELAEGRVRRSREKSVENFQKRIPQREKSEVKESPLAAEPKRPCLDESLQTLHTESDLSDISDDPDDILNMEEEESETPKLPLSKKGTEINERDVLVPTPEASQLSPKEIVEETIFTKEKDTNEQMEFRNIEEENIENMDFEEISDGELEEDIKTSGKGLGDALGVDWESLVKESQPRRVLTMNQNTAQSRWQCKAIFQRIGISMKYAGAETVESITKKYCIDDADKFLLNDVALLHTAIMRQQFMTRTSRTSLITENLLCRNYAEANEDDDEETLQPCTSLCEEAKILLQKVT, encoded by the exons ATGTCAAAACCAAacataagaaaaataacagtTGACCCTTCGAAATGTAACACAGACTCTCGACGACCTAGCGTATTTGAGAGGTTGGGTACCAAACCACCAGCAACTTCCACCGGCCAAAACAATTCAGATTATTGTAGAAATTGGGCTCTGAATGGCAGTTGTTCGTACGGCAAAAGTTGCAA GTACGCAATCACGCACACACTGATCAGCCCATCAAAACGTGTGAAAAAAGATAATGCTCTTACTAGTGCAACTGTG CCTAGCGAAGATCCATTCAAGCGAGTCAcatcaaaaattgtaaaaaagaCGTCTCATAGTCCTGATCTTAATTTGGAAGAGTGGAACCAGACAGATCTGGAATACGAAGACGAAAAAGCTTTAGAAAGAAGACTTCAGCTCTTACAAAGAGAATTAGAATTACAAATGAAGAAAGACAAGGAAATTCATGGCAAGGAAAAGACaacaaaacacaaaaaaaaagctatGAGTTCATCATCTAGTTCACACAGCTCTAGCACatccagcagcagcagtagctCTAGTAGTGATGATTCCTCATCTAGCTCCACTTCGGATTCTCGCAAGAAAGTCAAGAAGGTCAAGTCTAAACGACATCACAGTGCATCTTCAGATTATGATGAAGATAAGGaacgaaaaaagaa GCTTAAGCTTAAAAGACTGGGaacaaagaatgaaaaacttatcgtaaaaaagaaacgcaAGATTGAAGTGTTGAGCAAAAAAGAACCAGTTGTAAAAGCAGCTAAGAAAGTTGCTATTTCTTCATCCAGAAAGCATTCTTCTACCAAGGTTAAATCACCAACCATGTCAGCACATGCTTCCTCTAGTAAAGTAAAGGAGCGAAATCGGAGTGAATCCCCAAAACCAAGGAGTAGGGAAGTGGAAAAAGATAAgcatcataaaaaaattagagaagaTGAGCCTTCATTGAAAGATATAGTGAAGAATAAGGCTACTGATAAATCAAAAGAgtctgataaaaataaaagtcgcATTGTGGAAGATCGTGTAAAAACTGATGAGAAATCAAAACAGAGAGTAAAAGATAAAGAAAGACGTTCTAGAACACCACCTATTGAGAAATCTAAATACCAGTATCCTAAAGATTTTTCTAATACTAAATCGAGGCGCAGTCGAACTCCAGAGAAACCATTGAGGTCTAAACGAGAGATAACTCCACTTCGTCACCAAGAGAGTAAAACATCTTCTGGAAGATCCAGAGAGATAGATAAAAAAGAACGTGACTCATACAAAGGAGATCGAAATAAAGACAAAGATGATATTCGTAAAAATGATCCATCCAAATCAAAGCCTTCGTCTAGCCAAGAAGACTCCCATCGTAAGAATGCGGTTCGAGACATCGAGGAGAAAAATTATGTCAGTGAACGTAATCGGCAGCGTAGCAAGGAACGTAGAGATAAGGAGCACAACTTAAGGGATGATAGAAGTCATTCAAGGTTAGGCAGAGATCAGCGTGATTCTCAGCGAGAAAAAGAACGAGAAGAAGTACAGGAAAGGTGTCGAGATAGACAAAGAGAACGAGATCGTGAAAAAGATGCGGTTAAAGTTCGAGAAAGAGATATACCACCACTCATGGCAACAACTGCTATTAATCCTATGGATAAGAATGGTCGGTATGGTCGAGACAAGGATAGATTCAAAGATGGAGGGCTTGACAAAAGTGGACAGCGGGATAGACGGAGTGAGAGAGACCGAGAAAGGTCAGAAAAACCCTTAGATCGAGACAGAGCTTTACAACGATTTGATGCTCGCTATGACAGATCATTGGATAAAGAAATGCTGCCTCACAAAGGTGTGGAGAGAGATAGACAAGAGCGTTTTCCAAGAGAAAGATCTCTTGATCGTGTAGTTGACAAAAACATAGCTGCAGGAGCTCGTGACCATGTTATGGAACGAGAAAATCTTTACGATCGGGACAGGCATAGAAGATTCAATCCTAGGTTTGACAGAGGGCATCCAGCCGATCATGAGCGCAAGGAGCCACCTCATATTCCATCAAAAATAGACAGACTACCGGAACGAAGAGATGGGTCCAGACGCAGCCTAGAAATAGAGAGAAACTACGATAGGGGCTATGCTCGATTGCCACCTGAGCATTGGGAAGAGCCTGAGGAACCTCCAAGAGTTGATTATCGAGATCACCACCCTCATGAAGATGAAAGACGTAAACCAATGGAACCAAGAAGGTACAACAGCCCTTTCGAAGAAAGACGAAGTAGAGATGAACGTCCATCACGCTATGCTATGCAGAGTGAAAGGCCTTTTGAGGATCCACATCTGCCCATATTTTCGGGTGAAAAAATGAGGTCTAGTGTAAACAG aGACGAAAGTAGTAATGACAATTGGGATGTCCATCATGAGATGGAGCATGGTAGTCGAGACCGGAATTACCAAACTTCTGACTGGGAGGAACGTGAATGGAGAGCGGCTCGACCTCCGATGTGGGATAGAGAAAGTCCTCCACATTCAGAGGTTCATGAAGAAGAATGGGCTCCACGCTATGACAGTCCTATGCCTGATTGGAAGTTGAATGAAGGCCGAAAATGGGAAAGTTTGCCCCACAATCCACCCCACAATCCACCTCACATCCGAGGACCCTACAGAAATGACAGAATCAAAGAAATAGACTTAGGAGAACTACATAG CAAACGACGTCCACCCTATAGCACTCCGGAATTGAGAGATGAATGCTCTGCTCATGGGTCAAAACAAGGATCTTTACATGGCAGCATGAAGGAAGAaccgataaataaaaaattgatggaattaGCGGAGGGTAGGGTCAGGAGGAGCAGAGAGAaatctgttgaaaattttcagaaaagaATTCCACAACGCGAAAAATCGGAAGTTAAAGAATCCCCTTTGGCTGCAGAACCTAAACGTCCATGCTTGGATGAATCTCTCCAAACTTTGCATACGGAGAGTGATTTGAGTGATAtcagcgatgatcctgatgatattttgaatatggaagaagaagaaagtgaGACACCAAAATTGCCCTTATCTAAAAAAGGTACAGAGATTAATGAACGAGACGTACTGGTACCAACTCCAGAAGCCTCACAGTTATCACCAAAAGAAATTGTAGAAGAGACTATATTTACCAAGGAAAAAGATACAAACGAACAAATGGAATTCCGAAAtatcgaagaagaaaatattgagaATATGGACTTTGAAGAAATATCCGATGGAGAACTTGAGGAGGATATTAAGACAAGCGGCAAGGGCTTGGGAGATGCTTTGGGTGTAGATTGGGAAAGTTTAGTCAAAGAATCTCAGCCTCGTCGAGTTCTTACCATGAATCAAAATACTGCTCAAAGTCGCTGGCAATGTAAAGCTATATTCCAGCGCATTGGTATCTCTATGAAATATGCAGGGGCGGAAACGGTAGAATCCATAACAAAGAAGTACTGCATAGATG ATGCTGATAAATTTCTTCTGAATGATGTCGCCCTTCTACACACTGCGATCATGAGGCAGCAATTTATGACTCGGACATCAAGAACTTCATTAATCACAGAAAATTTACTATGCAG AAATTATGCTGAGGCAAATGAGGACGATGATGAAGAAACTCTGCAACCTTGCACGAGCTTATGTGAAGAAGCAAAgatattattacaaaaagTTACATAG
- the LOC124176044 gene encoding protein eyes shut, translated as MNRRGNPTGLYKNYQTLLVVFTICIIAISSESLCNSNPCMYGICVDDYNSSSLYSCYCIDGYTGINCEINWDDCWSNPCLNGGICSDAVAAYNCTCTDGFIGLNCDERFDECLYTPCLNNGTCINFNGFMCQCPDGYSGKYCEIDASVCNNTICKNSGECIEGPGLLFSCQCTDGWTGELCEKDIDECLASPCENGGLCINIPATYTCACLFGFTGKNCDKSIVPCEVNVCENNAVCLLEDNQTVCYCVPDYHGSLCELRYDDCEAKFAMCNNGGTCIDGINSFTCSCPLNYYGQTCADYSSMVTSEEIPYSSLGTPTISAATLIPFQATSTYSTKSDSTPDVTSTKLIKLDTEEAVESTVPFSSTKTVVPTSTIASTREDFLLAWTTIKTLFSSSPITEDSHPLITYTANSSEVSSVTDEQVVQKSTTSPSLETDLSFATTDETTPTDENIITTSSTETPNQIAVNIPMKPIRVTTKLVDQLSTMTSEKIETHSSFPFSRSSTDSYTLGTETFFNQSSPTGISISTERQLTIYNCTQEQCDHNITCQNSATECNCNYPDGCIPSPDILNAAFNGKSYIRQYLAVDKDGKVRIFIRLKTQSKNGILVHAFFDDDRYILLHMEVGQLKFQFSCGLQTMLLGEIDSPINNGYDVDIEMRFQYMKSTNIDKCSAMLFVNDTLAMSGEQVVSTQDDIPQQAKLHLGGIPLAFSHYFPHVAVGFIGCMSMLKINDIHRHLIRDAIDSFQIEECTSFLCLANPCKNFGACQETDGKISCNCMAGYTGEVCERSACDDNPCHYGASCITSPGTGFMCICPLGTHGLLCDEDIIIVQPSFTVFTPGLSSYIAYGLIGSIKESLELKLRFIPQSVEQISLIAYIGQSGPYRDLSDHLAITYVRGYIMLTWDLGSGVRRIFTNSALTTKMHRPHTLRVGRKGKDAWLSIDGLGNVTGRSAGSMSTLDAAPILWIGGHRTKNFETLPHDLPLHTGFFGCIFDVELRIENKIYPVAKTNSATGRGIGECHRNECTHRSCKNGAVCLNHGPTYSCVCTKDWEGPDCSKPTSM; from the exons ATGAACAG AAGAGGCAACCCGACTGGATTATATAAAAACTACCAAACTCTATTAGTAGTATTTACCATCTGTATTATTGCAATATCTTCAGAATCACTATGTAACAGTAATCCATGCATGTATGGAATATGTGTTGATGATTACAACAG TAGTAGCTTATATTCATGCTACTGCATCGATGGATATACTGGAATAAATTGTGAGATTAATTGGGATGACTGCTGGTCAAATCCATGCCTCAATGGGGGTATTTGCAGTGATGCAGTTGCTGCTTACAACTGTACCTGTACCGATGGATTCATAG GTTTAAATTGCGATGAACGATTCGATGAGTGTTTATACACTCCCTGTCTCAATAATGGTACTTGCATCAATTTTAATGGATTTATGTGCCAATGCCCAGATGGTTATTCAG gGAAGTATTGCGAAATTGATGCGTCTGTTTGTAATAACACTATCTGCAAAAATTCTGGAGAATGTATCGAAGGTCCTGGACTATTATTCAGCTGTCAATGTACAGATG GATGGACTGGAGAGTTGTGTGAAAAAGACATAGATGAGTGTCTCGCTTCACCTTGTGAAAATGGAGGACTCTGTATCAATATACCAGCGACTTACACATGTGCCTGTttatttg GTTTTACTGGTAAAAATTGTGACAAATCCATAGTACCTTGTGAAGTAAATGTATGTGAGAACAACGCTGTTTGTTTGCTGGAAGATAATCAAACAGTTTGCTATTGTGTTCCTGACTATCATGGATCGCTTTGTGAGTTGAGATATGACGATTGCGAGGCTAAATTTGCTATGTGCAACAACGGAGGAACTTGCATCGATGGGATCAATAGCTTTACATGTTCTTGTCCTTTGAATTATTATGGTCAAACTTGTGCTGATTACAGTTCTATGGTGACTTCAGAAGAAATTCCTTATTCATCATTGGGAACACCTACCATATCTGCAGCAACATTAATTCCATTTCAAGCTACTAGCACATATAGTACCAAATCTGACAGTACTCCAGATGTTACATCTACAAAATTGATTAAACTTGACACTGAAGAGGCTGTAGAAAGCACAGTGCCGTTTAGTTCAACAAAAACAGTAGTACCCACTAGTACAATTGCATCCACGAGGGAAGATTTTTTACTTGCTTGGACTACGATAAAAACGCTCTTCTCGTCTTCCCCTATAACAGAGGATTCACATCCCCTAATAACGTATACTGCAAATAGCAGCGAAGTTAGTTCTGTTACTGATGAACAAGTTGTTCAAAAGTCCACCACTTCACCAAGCTTGGAAACGGATTTAAGTTTTGCTACCACAGATGAAACAACTCCAactgatgaaaatattattaccaCTTCTTCCACAGAAACGCCTAATCAAATAGCAGTAAATATTCCAATGAAGCCAATTCGTGTAACAACAAAATTAGTAGATCAACTATCAACCATGACCTCGGAGAAAATAGAAACCCACAGCTCATTCCCCTTCTCAAGATCTAGTACAGATTCTTACACATTAGGCACAGAAACCTTTTTCAATCAGAGTTCGCCAACTGGGATATCTATCAGTACGGAGAGACAACTAACAATTTACAATTGCACGCAAGAACAATGTGATCATAATATAACATGTCAGAATAGCGCAACCGAG TGTAATTGTAACTATCCAGATGGTTGTATTCCTAGTCCAGACATTTTAAATGCTGCATTTAATGGAAAGTCTTACATTAGACAATACCTGGCTGTGGATAAAGATGGGAAGGTTCGAATATTCATCAGATTAAAAACTCAATCTAAGAATGGGATACTTGTGCATGCTTTTTTTGATGACGATAGATATATATTGCTGCATATGGAAGTCGGACAGttgaaatttcagttttcttGTGGTTTACAAACAATGCTTTTGGGGGAAATTGATTCTCCAATTAATAATGGTTATGACGTGGACATTGAGATGAG ATTCCAATATATGAAAAGCACCAACATCGACAAGTGCTCAGCAATGCTCTTTGTAAATGATACTCTGGCTATGAGCGGAGAACAAGTAGTGTCAACTCAAGATGACATACCGCAGCAAGCTAAACTGCATTTAGGGGGAATCCCACTGgcattttcacattattttccTCATGTTGCTGTAGGATTTATAGGCTGCATGAGTATGCTAAAG ATAAACGACATCCATAGACATCTTATTCGTGATGCAATCGatagttttcaaattgaagAATGTACTTCATTTCTGTGTCTTGCAAACCcctgtaaaaattttggagCCTGCCAGGAAACTGATGGCAAAATATCCTGTAACTGTATGGCTGG GTATACTGGAGAAGTGTGTGAAAGATCTGCGTGTGATGATAACCCATGTCACTACGGAGCATCCTGCATCACTTCTCCAGGGACAGGATTCATGTGCATTTGTCCTCTAGGAACTCATGGGCTGCTTTGTGATGAAG ATATCATAATCGTGCAGCCATCCTTTACAGTCTTTACACCGGGCCTTTCCTCCTACATAGCTTATGGGTTGATAGGATCTATAAAAGAAAGTCTCGAACTAAAACTAAGATTTATACCTCAATCTGTTGAACAAATATCCCTCATTGCTTACATTGGTCAAAGTGGTCCATATCGTGATTTATCTGACCACCTTGCTATCACTTATGTACGTGGCTACATCATGCTTACTTGGGATTTAGGCTCAG GAGTAAGAAGGATATTCACAAATAGCGCTCTAACAACAAAAATGCATCGACCCCACACTCTTAGAGTGGGTAGGAAAGGCAAAGATGCTTGGCTGTCTATTGATGGCCTTGGAAATGTTACTGGACGTTCGGCAGGTTCTATGTCAACTTTGGATGCTGCACCAATTCTTTGGATTg GTGGCCAtaggaccaaaaattttgaaacactgCCTCATGATTTACCTCTGCATACTGGATTCTTTGGCTGTATATTTGACGTGGAGTTGcgcattgaaaataaaatatacccTGTGGCAAAGACCAACTCTGCTACTGGCAGAGGCATAGGAGAATGTCATCGTAACGAGTGCACTCACAGATCATGCAAAAATGGAGCGGTGTGTTTAAATCACGGACCTACGTACAG TTGCGTCTGCACGAAGGATTGGGAAGGACCAGACTGTTCTAAACCAACATCAATGTAG